One window of Dyadobacter sandarakinus genomic DNA carries:
- a CDS encoding DUF6984 family protein → MKNLRPIRENEKELIYFLLEQLNFDPIDYPFNTMVDEYEGGKMGSISLGGDPNSYAGDLIQVEYEDSDGTPVVITLTKDTRDQLLDLDFWKTDFSKLLLYPSPDQVTVMKVGD, encoded by the coding sequence ATGAAAAACCTCCGTCCTATCCGGGAAAATGAAAAAGAGCTGATCTATTTCCTGCTGGAACAACTGAATTTTGACCCGATTGATTACCCGTTCAATACCATGGTAGATGAGTATGAGGGTGGCAAGATGGGCAGTATAAGCCTGGGCGGCGACCCTAATTCGTATGCCGGGGATCTTATACAAGTTGAGTATGAAGACTCGGATGGTACCCCGGTGGTAATTACCCTCACTAAGGATACTCGTGATCAGCTGCTTGATCTTGATTTCTGGAAAACGGATTTCTCTAAATTATTGCTCTATCCTTCTCCTGACCAAGTCACCGTCATGAAAGTAGGTGACTAA